In Rubrivirga marina, the following are encoded in one genomic region:
- a CDS encoding ATP-binding protein, with protein MTDPVPDLEARVAALEGEASSARVDALNALAHGLGPGEADRIEGLARESLALAGRLGYAPGRAFATALAGYARLLHADPLGALHLLLDAERDRDLLPLELDRWVQQGLAWAHRDLGNFEEVLRVLQALLDRVRADGDALQEAWALIGLSGAATDLDAPRDGLRFGHEALALFDRLGIAGGQARAHVAVGTALCDLGRYAEAKGHHERGLAMARGAGDVATEAQALHALAVLAQAEGAPRDALLLHRVALDLRRGAGLRPDECESLLDIGRALRALGKPKEAVETMERALELAEAVGAKLRASQAHVALAEAYETLGRMGHALRHLRRNEAVREDILGQEMAARLEALSARHAAERALDDAERARRHSDEMGRKNDELEAALAEVHRAQARLVQSEKLASLGRLTAGVAHELKNPLNFVTNFADLSVDLVSDVHDAVADALGGGLPDPLVEDLDTLGANLAKIAEHGRRADGIVRSMMSHARSGPGDRRTVDVHALLRLTVEATRQARLAAGSPAAEVALVLGPDVPPLQAVPEDLGRAVAGLVENALYAVAARCAAEGEGYRPAVTVLTRRDGAVVEVVVEDNGGGLSEEARARAFEPFYTTKPTGEGTGLGLSMAWETVVQGHGGDLVLLDSAPGRATFAVRLPVP; from the coding sequence ATGACCGACCCGGTCCCCGACCTCGAAGCCCGCGTCGCTGCCCTGGAGGGCGAGGCGAGCTCGGCCCGCGTGGACGCGCTCAACGCGCTGGCCCACGGGCTCGGGCCGGGCGAGGCCGACCGGATCGAGGGGCTCGCCCGGGAGTCGCTCGCTCTGGCCGGCCGGCTGGGGTACGCCCCGGGGCGGGCGTTCGCGACGGCCCTCGCCGGGTACGCCCGGCTCCTCCACGCCGACCCGCTCGGGGCGCTCCACCTCCTCCTCGACGCCGAGCGCGATCGGGACCTCCTCCCACTGGAGCTCGACCGGTGGGTCCAGCAGGGGCTCGCGTGGGCCCACCGGGACCTCGGCAACTTCGAGGAGGTCCTCCGGGTCCTCCAGGCCCTCCTCGACCGGGTCCGCGCCGACGGCGACGCGCTCCAAGAGGCGTGGGCCCTCATCGGGCTGAGCGGGGCCGCGACCGACCTCGACGCGCCCCGCGACGGGCTCCGGTTCGGGCATGAGGCGTTGGCGCTGTTCGACCGCCTCGGGATCGCTGGAGGACAGGCCCGGGCCCACGTCGCCGTCGGGACGGCCCTCTGCGACCTCGGCCGGTACGCCGAGGCGAAGGGCCACCACGAGCGGGGGCTCGCGATGGCCCGCGGGGCCGGCGACGTGGCGACGGAGGCCCAGGCGCTCCACGCGCTCGCCGTCCTCGCCCAGGCCGAGGGCGCCCCCCGCGACGCGCTTCTCCTCCACCGCGTGGCGCTTGACCTCCGCCGGGGCGCCGGCCTCCGCCCAGACGAGTGCGAGAGCCTCCTGGACATCGGCCGGGCCCTCCGCGCGCTGGGAAAGCCGAAGGAGGCCGTCGAGACGATGGAGCGGGCGCTGGAGTTGGCCGAGGCCGTCGGGGCCAAGCTCCGGGCCAGCCAGGCCCACGTCGCCCTCGCCGAGGCGTACGAGACGCTCGGGCGGATGGGCCACGCGCTCCGCCACCTCCGCCGGAACGAGGCGGTCCGAGAGGACATCCTCGGCCAAGAGATGGCGGCCCGCCTGGAGGCCCTCTCGGCCCGCCACGCCGCCGAGCGCGCGCTCGACGACGCCGAGCGGGCCCGGCGCCACTCCGACGAGATGGGGCGGAAGAACGACGAGCTGGAGGCCGCCCTCGCCGAGGTCCACCGGGCGCAGGCCCGGCTCGTCCAGTCCGAGAAGCTCGCGTCGCTCGGGCGGCTCACGGCCGGCGTGGCCCACGAGCTCAAGAACCCGCTGAACTTCGTGACGAACTTCGCCGACCTCTCGGTCGACCTCGTCTCGGACGTCCACGACGCCGTGGCCGACGCGCTCGGCGGGGGCCTCCCAGACCCACTGGTCGAGGACCTCGACACGCTCGGGGCCAACCTCGCCAAGATCGCCGAGCACGGGCGCCGGGCCGACGGGATCGTCCGGTCGATGATGTCCCACGCCCGGAGCGGCCCCGGCGACCGGCGGACGGTCGACGTCCACGCCCTCCTCCGGCTGACGGTCGAGGCGACGCGGCAGGCCCGGCTCGCGGCGGGGAGTCCGGCCGCGGAGGTGGCCTTGGTCCTGGGCCCCGACGTCCCCCCTCTGCAGGCGGTCCCCGAGGACCTCGGCCGGGCCGTCGCGGGCCTCGTCGAGAACGCGCTGTACGCCGTGGCCGCCCGGTGTGCGGCCGAGGGCGAGGGGTACCGCCCGGCCGTGACGGTCCTCACGCGACGGGACGGGGCCGTCGTCGAGGTCGTCGTCGAGGACAACGGCGGCGGGCTCTCGGAGGAGGCCCGGGCCCGGGCGTTCGAGCCGTTCTACACGACGAAGCCGACGGGCGAGGGGACCGGCCTCGGGCTCTCGATGGCGTGGGAGACGGTGGTCCAGGGGCACGGGGGCGACCTCGTCCTGTTGGACTCGGCCCCTGGCCGGGCCACGTTCGCCGTCCGGCTCCCCGTCCCGTAG
- a CDS encoding DUF72 domain-containing protein, translating into MSEPSPFDLRHVHPHLRFGTASDRYAGWIGQVYPEDVWADRVSTRTKKLGGTTYEERTLPVESTADYFRHFSVVELDFTFYRPLADDAGKPTSNRFVLERYAEHAPDDARFLLKAPQAFSARTLRRERAPASAVKLDEGLAKRGRPAYVPNPTYLDAARYADQFLGPAVDVLGDRLTGVVFEQEYAPKGQSPTPEAFVGELDGFFADVPPAVGGAAVQAHLEVRSPHLLEPPYFAWLESRGLGYVFSHWTWLPSLGDQARRAGGRFTAANGEAVVRLLTPLRTRYEEAYGLAYPFDAVVPALAGTPGAREMIEDTADLAAKAVEAGAVLNVIPNNRAFGNAPHLARAVADRALDRL; encoded by the coding sequence ATGTCCGAGCCGTCGCCGTTCGACCTCCGCCACGTCCACCCCCACCTCCGGTTCGGGACGGCCTCCGACCGGTACGCCGGGTGGATCGGCCAGGTCTACCCCGAGGACGTCTGGGCCGACCGGGTCTCGACGCGGACCAAGAAGCTCGGCGGGACGACGTACGAGGAGCGGACGCTCCCGGTCGAATCGACGGCCGACTACTTCCGCCACTTCTCCGTCGTCGAACTCGACTTCACGTTCTACCGACCGCTCGCCGACGACGCCGGGAAGCCAACGTCGAACCGGTTCGTCCTGGAGCGGTACGCCGAGCACGCCCCCGACGACGCCCGCTTCCTCCTCAAGGCGCCCCAGGCGTTCTCGGCCCGGACGCTCCGTCGCGAGCGGGCCCCGGCGTCGGCCGTGAAGCTCGACGAGGGCCTGGCCAAGAGGGGCCGCCCGGCGTACGTCCCGAACCCGACGTACCTCGACGCGGCCCGGTACGCCGACCAGTTCCTCGGCCCGGCCGTCGACGTCCTGGGCGACCGGCTGACCGGCGTCGTGTTCGAGCAGGAGTACGCGCCGAAGGGCCAGAGCCCGACGCCGGAGGCGTTCGTCGGCGAGCTCGACGGGTTCTTCGCCGACGTCCCGCCCGCGGTCGGGGGCGCCGCGGTCCAGGCCCACCTCGAAGTCCGCTCGCCGCACCTCCTGGAGCCGCCGTACTTCGCGTGGTTGGAGTCGCGGGGGCTCGGGTACGTCTTCAGCCACTGGACGTGGCTCCCGTCGCTCGGCGACCAGGCCCGGCGGGCCGGCGGGCGGTTCACGGCGGCGAACGGGGAGGCCGTCGTCCGGCTCCTCACGCCGCTCCGGACCCGGTACGAGGAGGCCTACGGGCTGGCCTACCCGTTCGACGCCGTCGTCCCCGCGCTGGCCGGGACGCCGGGGGCCCGGGAGATGATCGAGGACACGGCCGACCTCGCGGCGAAGGCGGTCGAGGCCGGGGCGGTCCTCAACGTGATCCCGAACAACCGGGCGTTCGGGAACGCCCCGCACCTCGCCCGGGCCGTGGCCGACCGGGCGCTCGACCGGCTCTGA
- a CDS encoding helix-turn-helix domain-containing protein, whose product MVSTPTLRRRFAVLGVSVKRYAEIVRFRLAHAFLHAVPGTTWSDVVERFGYADQSHFVRAYRRLAGVSPTRWESAERVIDRRMGIEEAPPTRSPDSVL is encoded by the coding sequence ATGGTCAGCACGCCGACGCTCCGACGGCGGTTCGCGGTGCTCGGCGTCTCGGTCAAGCGGTACGCCGAGATCGTCCGGTTCCGGCTCGCGCACGCCTTTCTCCACGCAGTGCCGGGCACGACGTGGTCCGACGTGGTCGAGCGGTTCGGCTACGCCGACCAGTCCCACTTCGTCCGGGCCTACCGCCGCCTCGCGGGAGTGTCCCCGACACGTTGGGAGAGCGCAGAGCGCGTGATCGACCGGCGGATGGGGATCGAGGAGGCGCCCCCGACCCGGAGCCCCGATTCCGTTCTCTGA
- a CDS encoding LexA family protein has product MSPRRLVALADGSAFYVVVDRAVGPESGMIVVAAVDGELTVKQYVRRGERVVLLAATPDHGPIELLDGQDIDVWGVVASHVGFHLPVGRGLRRVAA; this is encoded by the coding sequence ATGTCTCCCCGCCGTCTCGTCGCCCTCGCCGACGGCTCCGCGTTTTACGTCGTCGTCGACCGAGCTGTAGGGCCCGAGTCGGGGATGATCGTCGTGGCGGCTGTCGACGGCGAGCTGACCGTCAAGCAGTACGTCCGGCGCGGCGAGCGGGTCGTGCTCCTCGCGGCGACCCCGGACCACGGGCCGATCGAGCTCCTCGACGGGCAGGACATCGACGTGTGGGGCGTGGTCGCAAGCCACGTCGGGTTCCACTTGCCTGTAGGGAGGGGCCTCCGGCGTGTGGCAGCTTAG